CGACGGTCACCTTGCCGGTGCCGGTGGCGGCGTCGATGGTTGGGCTGATGAGCTTGACGGTGCCGAAGAAGCGCTTGTCGGGCAGCGATTCGGGCTCGATACGGGCACTGAGCCCCTCGCGGAGCCGGTGCAGCTCGGTCTCGGGGACAAACACCCGGGCCAGCAGCAGGTTCAGGTCGGCCATCGCGGCGATCTTGTCATTGGCCTTGACCATGTCGCCCGTTTCCACCAGCCGCTCGCTCACGACGCCGTCGATGGGCGAGAGGATTTCGGTGTTTTCGAGCTGGATCTTGGCGGCGGCGTAACGTTCCCGCGCCACCTTCAGTTCGAACTCCGCGTTCTCCAGGGCCAGTTGGGAGTAGTCGTCGTCCAGTTTGGACTTTTCATACTCTTGGGTGCTGACCAACTTCTCCCGGAAGAGCTCCTCGTTGCGTTTGTAATCGCTGGCGGCCTGCTCCTTGCGCACCTTCGCCTGTGACAGGGCGATCTCGGCCTGGCTGACGGCCAGGGCGTTCTGGTTGTACGTGTTGCGGATCTCCCGGTCATCCAGCTTGATGAGCACCTTGCCGGCGGCGACGTAGTCGCCTTCCTCGAAGTTGACGCTGGCGGCGATGCCGGTCGCCTTGGAGAAGACGTCGACGCTGCGGACGGCGTCCAGCGTGGTGGAGGCCATGATGAAGGTGGCCACGTCGCCGCGGTCGGCCAGCTGCGCCTTGACCGAGACCGTGGGGCCGGCGCCGCCGGGCCGAATGCCGTTGGCGCCGCTGGGGCGGCCGTTGGTGCCGTTGGCGGCCGGATTGCCACACCCGGCGGCGAGCAGGGCCAGAGCGGCCAGACCGACAATCGAAATGTGACGAAGCGCGTGTTTCATGATTTTAAAACCCGTTTATGGAATGCGAACTGCTTTCTACGCCGGTCAATGTGGAAAGTTGCAGCACCGGACAGATTCAATCCCGAATGTGTGTCCGGGATCACATGTGGAAAGATCAAGATGCGCAAAGTGCGGCCGCAGGTTCTGAAAATCCGTCGGCATCCGTCGACCGCCGCCGAGGCCCAGCGGGCGCCCGTGCAACTTTCGGGTGATTGGGAGTCCGTTCCCCCGCCGGTCGTGGCTCCAAGACATGTTCAACCCCGGACGGTCCTTTTGGTTTCTAAAAAACTGCCCGGCGTGCGATGACAGGGTCGGCCGGTCAGAAACTGGCCTCCAGGTTGAATTGGAGTCTGTTCCAGCGGTCGGAGCCCGACACGTTGTCGGTGATGTAGAGGGTCGGCCCGAAGGTGATGCGATCCTGGAAGTTGTACTTGAACGTAAGCTGAGAACCCTGCCGGTTGGCGTTGCCGAAGTCGCTGTCCACGTAAGCGCCCGCCAGGGCGTTGGCGTCGATGTGGGTGTAGCGGTAGAACAGGGACCATTGGCCGGTTTTCCGGTTCTGACCGATTTGGCCGCCCAGGCTCCAGGCGGTATTTTCGTCCGCGTGGGGTCCCTTGGCGCCGACATTGACGCCGTAGTCCGCGAAGGCCATCAGCGGATGCCGCCACCCCGTGTAATCGATCTGGACCAGGGCGTTGACAATGTTGAAATCGCCGGCGTCCAGCACGGTCGCGCCGTCGACGACGGTGGTGAAATTGCCTTTCGCGTACTTGAAGTTGGCGGCGTAGTTGTGAAAGTCGTAAAAACTGACGGCGCCGGCGAGCTGTACGGGGCCGGTGTCATACTTCAGGCCGCCCTGGTAGGCCAGCATGAAGGCGTCCTCCCCGTCGCTGACTTCGCGGATGACCGTCTGGCCCAGGGTGGCGAACACCTCGACCGGGTCGGCGGCGAAGCGGAACTGTTCGTAAAAACCTTCCGGATTGACATCGGTGTCCCAGACCATGGGGGTGGACATCCAGGGATTCTGAAATTTGCCGCCGGCGAGCGTGACGTGCCGGCCGAATTCCGGCGGCGTCCAGGCAAGGTAAGCCTGATCGAGCCAGATGCCCTTGCCGTCGAAACTGTCGGTGAATGTCTGGTTGGTGGAGATCGCATCGGCGCCGAAATCCCAGCCGGGCACTGCCTTGGCCATCCCGGAAGCCAGCCGGAAGACGCTCTTGACGCCATGGCCCAGATCGGCTTCGACCTTCACGCGGGCACGGAGACGGAAGGCTTGGCGGTCGGCCGTGGCGTCCTCGTCGAAGAAGATGCTGTCGTATCGCAGGCGCGAATCGCCGCTGAATGTGATCCGGGACAGACCGTGGGCCGCCAGTTCCTTCGCCGCTTCGGCTCGGGCAGTCTCCGGAGCGGCCGGCGGCTGGCCGGCCGCCTGCTGCCGCACCTCCGCCTTCAACTGGTCCAGCATGGCCTGCTGGGCGGCGAGCTGCTGCTCCAACTGCCGGATCCGTTCCTCCAGGGCAGCGGTGTCCGCTCGGAGGACGGGGCCGATGGCGACGGCGAGCGCCAGGATGAGAGTCCAACGCGCTGTTTTCATGGGATGGCTCCTTCGTCGGGCTGTTCCCCACGGATCGGGAAACGGCTACAGCCGGAAATTAACGTTCGGTTCAGATCATGTTAAAACAGCCGCCACCCATCCGGTCAACTGTTTTGAAGAGGCGGGATGGACGGAGAGACCGGCGGAGGGGATTGCCTTCGGCGGGCGATTCCGGTACATTGGGCCCATTCTGTCCCCGTCCAAAGGAGCGCTGAAGATGGTCTGGATTTTTCTCGGCTACCTGGTACTGACTCTGGTGTTGGGCCTGTGGCAGGCCACGCGCACGAAATCGCAGGCGGATTTCGTTTTGGGCGGCTCCAAGCTGCCCGGCTGGATGCTGGCGCTGTCGGAGCGGGCCACCGGCGAATCGGCCTGGCTGCTGCTCGGATTCACCGGCCTGGTGTTCGCCAAGGGGCTGTCGGCGATCTGGGTGGGAGTGGGCTGTCTCACGGGGATCAGCACCGCCTGGCTCGTGCTGGCAGCCAGGTTTCGGTCGGAATCGGAGCGGTACCGGGCCATGACCATGCCCGAGTACTTCTCGGCCAAATTCCCCGACAAGGCGAACACCATCCGGTTGCTGTC
This sequence is a window from Acidobacteriota bacterium. Protein-coding genes within it:
- a CDS encoding efflux RND transporter periplasmic adaptor subunit — its product is MKHALRHISIVGLAALALLAAGCGNPAANGTNGRPSGANGIRPGGAGPTVSVKAQLADRGDVATFIMASTTLDAVRSVDVFSKATGIAASVNFEEGDYVAAGKVLIKLDDREIRNTYNQNALAVSQAEIALSQAKVRKEQAASDYKRNEELFREKLVSTQEYEKSKLDDDYSQLALENAEFELKVARERYAAAKIQLENTEILSPIDGVVSERLVETGDMVKANDKIAAMADLNLLLARVFVPETELHRLREGLSARIEPESLPDKRFFGTVKLISPTIDAATGTGKVTVEIRDASRQLKPGMFVNVYLTTSVHQDVVRIYRKAIWHEKEEDWVFIIGEGDKVQKRKVTLGFTEEPWVEVTSGLQPGEKVVTVGQDSLDEGFAVQVAAMEGESREEQMVRAQQAAQQAVRKTAAVRPPAGGPSGA